Part of the Pseudomonas sp. ADAK13 genome is shown below.
GCTGCGATGACTACGACGAAAACTCATTCAATGGCCAGCTACACGAGCACGCGCTCTGGGCACAAGATGAATACTGGCTCTTAGAGTGGGCTCTCTACCAATTGGCCAAGGAAGAGGAAGTCGACCCTGAGCTCTACTGGCAGGTGTTTCGCATCTTCAGCCACTGTTTCCTGTCATTTGGCTGCCACTTCGATCCGAATGACGGCTACAAAATACGTAACCTCAAGAGAGCACAGCTATACGACTGTCGGGAGAGATTCCAGGTGGTATTTGAGGGTTTTTTCTCCAGAAATATGCCTGAGCAAAACATCTTTGAAGAAGAGAACCCACTGCTGCTCACCCTCCATTAACTTGCTGAAGCGCCTCCTTCACATAAGATGATTCGTGCCGGTCTTTGTGCCTGAGGATCAGGCGTGTTCGATCATGCCAAGGCCCGCCGTAGACGATGATCTCGGACGGCCTGCCGTACAGGTGATGCAGCAGGAATGGGCCCGGGCCGAAGGTGCCCGACTCTTCGCCGGGTAGAACCGGATCAGTGCCCAGGTAGATCCCGGCATGATTCGGGTGAACCGTGCGCCCAACGTGCATGACGATCAGGTCGCCGCGTTCTGGCCAGTCGACACGGACGAAACCGGCTGCCTCATAGTGTTGCTCGTACAGGCTGACGTTCTCCGCACTCTCCCACCAGCCATCAGTGCGCTGGAAGGCCTCAAACTCAATCCCCCATTCGCGCTGGTACCAGTCAGCGCAGACCTGCCAACAGTCCCAGGCGCCGTGCACGAACGGGCGCCTGAGCAGCGGCGTGCTGCCCGTGGGAGTGATCGTGCGCAGGTCGCCTTCGGGCCACGACAGGATGTGCCAGGGCAGCGCCGTGGCCTCGCACATGGCCAGGTCGTGCGGTGACGGTCGGCTGGTCGCGTCCGGGTGCGAGTGGACAATGCCGATGACTTCTCCCAGGTCTTCCGCCGCGGCGTAGTCCTCAGGATCGAGCCGAAATTCTTCGTTCGGCTCCGTGGCGATGTTCCGGCACGGGAAGTACTTCTGTTTGCGCCCGATGGCCAGCAGCAGGCCACAGCACTCTTTCGGGTACTCCGCTGCCGCATGCGCCTGGATCGCCGCAATGATGTACTTGCGCATGGTCAGCTCCTGGCTATCAAGGACACGGCAGGGAATCCGCCGAAGGAAAGTTCGTTGTTCTCGCCGAAGCGCAACTTGCAGGACGACAGGCAACCCTTGCACTGATCCTTGGCCGGGTCATCCGTGGGGTTGTCCTCGTCGTCGAACATGGCCGCGCCGGTGTAGCCGCAGTCTGGCCCCCGGTAACCATTCGTCATGGCCCAGTGGCACAGCGTCGTCATCTGGCGCCCGGGCAGACCGTGGTTATCGATCTCGCCTGGTGAGGACAGCTCCCAGACTACTGCTTCACCGTCCTCGCTGGTTTTCTGGTCGATGTACCAGATCTCCAGTCCTTCCTGAGTCGGATCGGCAGCTGGGTTGCCATCGGGGAAGTTGGCCGCGTCCAGGTACTGGGCCAGGGTCTCGCGAACAGTCAGCTTGAACTTCAGCATGTCCTCGAAGTGCAGGCACAGCGCCGTGACGCGCCCATTGATGTTGCCAGCGGCGAACGTCGGCCTGGTGGCCGTGCCGTCGCTATTGGAGCCGATGCCCTCGATCTGTACGGGCCAGGCGGCATACTCGGCACCCTGCCACCAAATCGACTTGGCCGGCAGATCCTCCTCCGAATGCTCATATGCCAGCAGTTCCTCCGGCGTGTGCGGGATGGCGTGACCGTGGAAGCGCAAGTAATCCGCGCCGTATTCGGTCCCATCAATTTCGAACAGGCGAATTTCGGCGCCGGGCTCCAGTTTCTGGATGTCCGTGATCAGTGCCATGGGTGGTTATCTCAGGGTGAAAAGGTTTGTTCGAAGGTCGCGGTGATCGCGTAGACCTGGCCGCCGCGGTGCACTGGCTTGTAGCCGTTGCACTTGTAGAGGCCCAGGTCTCCCAGGGGCGGCTCCCAGAGGAAGCCCTTTGCACCCTTGTGCCGGTCGATGAAGTCCATGATGTCCTTGATCCGGCCCTTCATGCCGGTGAAGGTGACTGGCCAGGACTGGGATTTGTTGTTGATCCCGTCCTCGGTCGACTGCGCGTAGCCGTCGGCAAACTGCTTCGTGCGCACGCGCTGCTTGATGTCACCCTCGACGCCCTTCTCGGTGGCCCAGGTAAATCGCTCGATTGCCATAAATCATCCTTTTACGTTTCGGCTGCTCACGCCGCCTTGGCGCCAAGACTTGGCGATCTCTTCTGTTGCGATTTGTCGGGTGCGCGACTCCATGTTGCGCTGGAACAGCTCGGCGTCGAACTCGGCCCCGTCTGGGCGGCCGGCCTCCTGATCCGTCAGGATGATCGGCATGCTGAGATTGAGGTTTACCCCGCCACCGCCGCCGCCAATCGCGGAAACACCCAGCTTGCCGTTGGCAGTTCGGGTGAGCGGCATGATTGCCTCTGGCCCGGCCTCGCCAAATAGAGCCATGGGCGCCAATGTTGGACCAGTGGCGATGGTGTTGGTGAACGCGCCGCCGTCGGCAAACATCTGCACACCGCCCGACCAGGCGCCGCCCTTGGCCTGAATGCTGCCCGGAGTGAAGTTTGAAAGGTCAGTTCCGGTGTAGCCGGCCTGACTTGCCCCGCCAGAACCACCGCCGCCGAAGTAGCTCAGACCTGCGCCAAACAAGCTGCTGAGTAGCTGTGAGCTCGCTTGTCGAGTGGCAATCCGCGCCATGTCCGCAAGGATCGATTTGGCAAAGTCAGCAAACGACAGCTTCCCGGTCAGCGCGAAATTAACCACCGCATCTTCCATGGAACTGAAGGCATTGCCGAACAGGGTTTTGGTCTTCCCGGCAATGTTCTTCGCCGAATCCAGGTAGTTGGCCCAGGCCGACGTCGCGCCCCTCGTCCAGTCGCCCTGGGCGTTCTCCACATCCGCATAGTTCTGCCGGATCTGGTCTGTAGCAGCCTTGTTCGCGTCTGCGAGCGCCTGCGATTTACGCTTGAACTCCTCCTCCGACATGTTGCGCGACGGGTCGGACTTCTGGTTGGCCAACTCCAACGACTGCTGAGCAAACCGGTCTTGCTGGCTGTTCAGTTCGCCATTGAGTGCATTCTGGCGGTCACCCTGGCCCACGCCGAGAACCGCGCGTTGGCCAGCAAGCTCCAGTGCTCGTTGTTGCTGAGCCAGGGCCTGCACGTAGGTGGTGATCGACCGTTCCTGCTTGGCCAGACGCCCGGTCTCGTTGGTGGCCAACACCTCAAGCTGGCTGTCAGCCTCCTTCTGCGCCTTGACCATCCCTGCGCGCGCGTCAGCGATCTTCTGGTCCAACTGGATGCTCTGGGCAGCACTCGTGGACTTCTTGCCTTTGACGGCCTCCAGCGCGGCAATCTCGGCCTCGTAGGCTGCGGTCACCTCGTCGCGCTGGTTGCCGATCAGGGCTTCACGCTTCAGCGCGTATTCGGCCTGAGAAATAAGCCCGGCCTTCTCCGCCGCGTCCAGTTGCTTCTGGGTGTTTTTGTACTCATCAACGATGGCGGCTAGGTTGTTCTTGGCGTTGTTGAAACCGGTCAGGTCGACCTGATTGGCAGCAGCTTTTGGGTCTTTGAACTTGTCGCGGGTCTGTTTTTCTAAAGCCGCTTCCTCCGCGGCGGTGAACGTGTAGCCTGCCTGTCGCGCAGAAGCGATACGCCTTTGATTTTCCTCAAGCGCTTTGGTCAGCTTCGTGGACTTTGATGCCGTCGCTTCGAGGTTGCTTTGCAGCGTTTCATAGGCCTTCGTGCCCTCACGAATATCTTGCGCTTGGAACATTTCACGCCGGGCCTTCACCTGATCATCCACTTCCTTCTGCAACAAGGAGGTGATGTCGCTCTGGGCTCCGGCCTCGCCGCCACTGAGCATCATCATGTCCGGGTTGTCGCCCAGGATCATCGGGTTAGATTTAGCGTTACGTAGCGTATTCAGGCGGTCGGCGAGCTTTTCGAACTTCTCGTCGAAGGTATCTTCGCGCCCGATATCAAGCACTGCGTCCCAGGCACCTTTGGCGGCCCCCTTAACTGCATTCCATGCGCTTTCGACCGTACCCAGGTTGCCGGTGATGGTGCCAGCACGCTCGATCAGCGCATCAGCGTATGCACCCTCTGCCACCTGCTGGGCGCCCAGCGTATCGCCTTGCTCCTGCAAGGCCCGAATCTGGGTGTACACGGCGGCGGTGAGAAAGTTGTACTTGTCATTGAGCGCAACGACCGACTTTAGCGGGTCATCAGCCAGCTTGGTAAATTCCTGAACGGTTTCAGATGCCGCTTTGCCGGTGGCTTTCTCGAACGAGAGAGCTGCAATAGCAATCTGTTCGAAGCTACCGCTGACGATCTTCCCGGAGCCCGCCAACTGCGCCAGAACCGCCGCTGCCGAACCAGTAGTGCCAATGGTAGTGCTGACCTGCTTCGCCATGGCCGCAAGCGATGACGAGGTTGTGCCAGCGGCATTCCCAGTGGTTACCAGGGACTCACGGAATTTGTCCTGCTCCTCGCTACCTTTGTAATAGCCAACGGCCAAGCCGCCCACGGCTGCGGTGGCCAGGGCCAGCGGCCCCAGAATGGCAAGCAGCCCAGCGGCGCCCGCTCCAGCCCCAGCGCCCAGTTGCGCAACCGCACGTACACCACTCCCCCAGTCGCCCGAGGAAAGAGCATTGCCCAACTGCACGACGTTTTCCTGCGCCTGGCGGGTGCCGAGGCGCAGCTTGTCAAAACCGGTGGTGGTCTTTTCGAGCTTGGCGTAGTCCTTGTCGATCTTGCTCAGGGCAGTGTTGTACTGGTCCTGGCTGATGCGGCCGGCGTCCAGGTGTTTTCCCAGTTGCTCGACCTGTGTGTCCAGCTTGGCCAGCGCCGCGCGGGCCGGGTCAATCGCCCCCAACAGGCTGTTCAAGGCCTTCTGCTCATCCATCGCAGACTTGGCCAGGGCGATCTGCTGCTTATCGAGCTGCGCCGAGATCTTCGCTGCCTCGGCCTCACCATAGGCGCCGGTCTTGGTCAGCTTCGCCAGCGCGTCACGCTGCTTTGCCAGGTCCTGTGTGGTCTTGGCACTGGTGGAAAGCGATTTCTCCAGCGCCTGCATTTCGTTCATCAGCGAAACGGCGGACTGCTCGGCCCGGCCGCCGGCCTTCGCCATTTCATCCAGACTCGTTTTCGCCTGGATTGCATCGGCCGAGTCGATCTTGACGCCGAGTTCTGCAATGTTCATCGACT
Proteins encoded:
- a CDS encoding C40 family peptidase, which gives rise to MRKYIIAAIQAHAAAEYPKECCGLLLAIGRKQKYFPCRNIATEPNEEFRLDPEDYAAAEDLGEVIGIVHSHPDATSRPSPHDLAMCEATALPWHILSWPEGDLRTITPTGSTPLLRRPFVHGAWDCWQVCADWYQREWGIEFEAFQRTDGWWESAENVSLYEQHYEAAGFVRVDWPERGDLIVMHVGRTVHPNHAGIYLGTDPVLPGEESGTFGPGPFLLHHLYGRPSEIIVYGGPWHDRTRLILRHKDRHESSYVKEALQQVNGG
- a CDS encoding phage tail tape measure protein, yielding MNIAELGVKIDSADAIQAKTSLDEMAKAGGRAEQSAVSLMNEMQALEKSLSTSAKTTQDLAKQRDALAKLTKTGAYGEAEAAKISAQLDKQQIALAKSAMDEQKALNSLLGAIDPARAALAKLDTQVEQLGKHLDAGRISQDQYNTALSKIDKDYAKLEKTTTGFDKLRLGTRQAQENVVQLGNALSSGDWGSGVRAVAQLGAGAGAGAAGLLAILGPLALATAAVGGLAVGYYKGSEEQDKFRESLVTTGNAAGTTSSSLAAMAKQVSTTIGTTGSAAAVLAQLAGSGKIVSGSFEQIAIAALSFEKATGKAASETVQEFTKLADDPLKSVVALNDKYNFLTAAVYTQIRALQEQGDTLGAQQVAEGAYADALIERAGTITGNLGTVESAWNAVKGAAKGAWDAVLDIGREDTFDEKFEKLADRLNTLRNAKSNPMILGDNPDMMMLSGGEAGAQSDITSLLQKEVDDQVKARREMFQAQDIREGTKAYETLQSNLEATASKSTKLTKALEENQRRIASARQAGYTFTAAEEAALEKQTRDKFKDPKAAANQVDLTGFNNAKNNLAAIVDEYKNTQKQLDAAEKAGLISQAEYALKREALIGNQRDEVTAAYEAEIAALEAVKGKKSTSAAQSIQLDQKIADARAGMVKAQKEADSQLEVLATNETGRLAKQERSITTYVQALAQQQRALELAGQRAVLGVGQGDRQNALNGELNSQQDRFAQQSLELANQKSDPSRNMSEEEFKRKSQALADANKAATDQIRQNYADVENAQGDWTRGATSAWANYLDSAKNIAGKTKTLFGNAFSSMEDAVVNFALTGKLSFADFAKSILADMARIATRQASSQLLSSLFGAGLSYFGGGGSGGASQAGYTGTDLSNFTPGSIQAKGGAWSGGVQMFADGGAFTNTIATGPTLAPMALFGEAGPEAIMPLTRTANGKLGVSAIGGGGGGVNLNLSMPIILTDQEAGRPDGAEFDAELFQRNMESRTRQIATEEIAKSWRQGGVSSRNVKG
- a CDS encoding phage minor tail protein L, with translation MALITDIQKLEPGAEIRLFEIDGTEYGADYLRFHGHAIPHTPEELLAYEHSEEDLPAKSIWWQGAEYAAWPVQIEGIGSNSDGTATRPTFAAGNINGRVTALCLHFEDMLKFKLTVRETLAQYLDAANFPDGNPAADPTQEGLEIWYIDQKTSEDGEAVVWELSSPGEIDNHGLPGRQMTTLCHWAMTNGYRGPDCGYTGAAMFDDEDNPTDDPAKDQCKGCLSSCKLRFGENNELSFGGFPAVSLIARS
- a CDS encoding Imm41 family immunity protein, which gives rise to MDPRLVVQRNFPRCDDYDENSFNGQLHEHALWAQDEYWLLEWALYQLAKEEEVDPELYWQVFRIFSHCFLSFGCHFDPNDGYKIRNLKRAQLYDCRERFQVVFEGFFSRNMPEQNIFEEENPLLLTLH
- a CDS encoding phage tail protein, whose amino-acid sequence is MAIERFTWATEKGVEGDIKQRVRTKQFADGYAQSTEDGINNKSQSWPVTFTGMKGRIKDIMDFIDRHKGAKGFLWEPPLGDLGLYKCNGYKPVHRGGQVYAITATFEQTFSP